GAGTTAACCTTGATGACAATGGAAATATAGTCGGGGATAATTCAAGAACTTCTTCTGGATCACCAGCAAGTAACTTAATGGGTGCTACAAGTGGAGATGGGCCAGGAGGATTAGAACATCTTTTACCACAGTTGCGATCCCATCTAGATGATGCGTTTGATAAACGAGGGAATCTTATTACTCCCCAAAGAACAAACGTAGGACAGCTCATCAAAGCTTTTCAAGCACGTACAGGATCTGGCGGTCTTACTGCACCTATAGCTGCGCAAGCTACAGTAGTTGCTAGTAGTCCTGTGCAACAACAATCTGCAACTGTGACACCTCTCCCTAAAGCACAGACAGCAGAAACAATCCGTACCGGAGGATCCCCTGATCTTCATGGGGCTGCCAGAGGTGTAGCCAGTAGTTTATCCAATCTATTACAGTCCGCGACACCTTCTACAACAAGCACTACGGTAACCTCCCCGGCTCCGGTGCAAGGTACAGCAACCTCCTCACCTGTAGCAGGAACTAGACAAACAGCAGCTCCAGCAACAGGAGGAATCCGTTCGGGAATCCCTCAAGCAGCCGCAAATGTTACAGCAACATTAAACAATGTTGCTAATAAACTCTTACTGTTTGAAAAAGGTACAAGATTACAAGAAGCTCTTGATAGTGCGGATACAGGATCTACACAAGGTCAACAACTATTGAATGCTGCAAGATTGACAACAACACAGTTGTCAAAAACATTATCTAAAGTTACGGGAGCTCCTCCACCTCCACCTCAAAGGCGCTCCTAAGCAAAACTCTTAAGGCTTTTCTAATATTAGGAAAGCCTTAGGCCATATTATGATAAACCTCGTCAGCATCATCGATTTGTTCTAACCATTCGATTAGAGCAAGATTTGCCTCCCCATCTTTTTCATCACAATCTACGAGACGCAAAGGAACATAGATAAGCTTTTCTTCGGAACACGTGACACCTAATGCAACTAATTTTTCCTTCACAGAAGCTAGCTCTATGGGATCGCAAAGTACAATAAAATGCTCGTCATCATCACTATCGAGATCTTCAGCTCCCACATCAATCACATGAGATAATAGAGTAGCCTCATCTATAGAACTCTTAGGAACATAGCAGGCTCCCTTACGAGCAAAGTTATAAAGAACACTACCAGGTTCCACGAGGGACCCTCCACGCTTATTCACAGCAATGCGCATATCAGAAGCAGTACGATTTTTATTATCCGTCATGGCCTCAACAATAATCCCGACTCCCCCATGGCCATAAAGCTCATAGGTAACATCTTCGAAATTTTTCTGATCCGCTGAGGAAGCTTTCTTCAGGTTTCTTTCGATATTTTCATTGGGAATATTTTGATCTTTGGCTTTTTGTATGACTACGCGTAAACGTGCGTTTGTTTTGGGATCAGGACCTCCCATCTTCACAGCAGCCATTAATTCTTTAATCGTCCGGGAAAAGATCTTTCCCCTTTTATGATCCGCTCTTTCTTTACGGTATTTTGTATTCGCCCACTTACTGTGTCCTGCCATATTTCCTACCTAATCTTGTTTTATATCCTTGCAACAATACATAAATATTCGCCTTTTCCCAAGCTACAGCACTCTCATATAGCGGAAAATGTTTCTCGCATTCTTTAAATTTTTTCCCATGGAAAATTGTTCTCCCCGATGGAGAATATTCACGAGGAACTACGCTATGAACCATTTCATGATAAATAATATATTCCATAAAAAATAATGGAATATCTTCACGATCTAATGAACGGTGTATGCGTATTAGTTGTTCTTCTTCATGATAAGATCCTAAAACAACTCTTTGTGCCTTTCCCGAACGTTCTCGACCAAACCATCCGATCTTTAAATTCAAAGAACCCTCAAACAATCTCAAATTGAGGTCTTGATATATCTTGTTTAGATTATACACTTTTCCAGGAGTATAATCGATAGGAATAGAGGATCTTAAACGAACAGGACTGTAGACCCTTGGTAGATTCATGGAAGAAGACTTGGTAATAAGAAGCGATCGAGAAAGTTTTTTAAGGACCTTACGGATTTTCTGAAATGCCATACAACACTAGGACTTACAAAATAGATTTTAGTACAAACATCTAAAGATCTTTTTCCATAGTAATTTTGGCAAGATATCCTATCTCATCTTTATAAAAACGCCGTTGTCTTCCCACTTCAACAAAACCAAAACGTTTATACAACTCTATAGCAGGATTTTCCTCGTAGACCTCCAAATAGAGAATCTCCAAATGAAAACGACTTTTAGCTAAATGACATAGATTATTTAACAATGCTGTTCCAATACCCTTATTCCGATAAGGCTCTCCAACAATAATAGAAATTAATGAATGGTGGGATACTTTAATATAGGGATTTAAAATAAGAGTGGCCACCCCAGCAACTTCTCCTTCATACACAGCTGTTAAACTACTGTGATATCGATAAAATCCTACCCAAAAATTTACGCTGTCACGAATTTCTGCTTCGGTTTTTAAAGGAAATCCTCGAAGAATCTTAGGATCATTTAACCATTGCTGCATATACACGCCATCGCTAGGAAGTGTATAACGTATTTCTAATCCAGGAACTCCTGTATCTTTGTTCTCTGTCATGAGACTTCTCCATACTCTGCTAAATACGCTTTGACGAAATCATCTAGCAATTCTCCATCCATCATAGCCTGAACATTACCTGTCTCATGTCCTGTACGCACATCCTTGACCAAAGTATAAGGCTGGAAAACATAATTACGAATTTGTGAACCCCAAGCAATTTCTTTTTTATTTTTTCTATCAAGAAGTTGCTTTTCTAACCGTTCTTGGAGAATCTGTTGATACATTCTTGCGCGCAACATCTTCATACAACTTTCACGATTCTGAATTTGGCTACGCTCACTTTGACAAGAAACAATAATTCCTGTGGGAATATGAGTAATTCTCACAGCAGAGTCAGTAACATTGACATGCTGTCCTCCCGCTCCCGAAGACCGATACGTATCAATACGCAAATCATTTGGACGGATATCAATTTCTATCTCATCATCAATTTCAGGATACACATCTACGGAAGCAAAGCTCGTATGACGTTTCGCGTTGCTATCAAAGGGAGAGATACGCACTAATCTATGCACACCACGCTCTGCCTTAGCATAACCATAAGCATAGTCTCCTGAAAACTTTACAGTAATATGCTTAATCCCAGCAACATCCCCTTCTTGACGATCTATAACTTCGACTTTCCATTGATGTTGGGATGCCCAACGAGAATACATCCTAAAAAGCATTTCCACCCAATCACAAGATTCTGTGCCTCCAGCACCCGCATTGACCGTTAAAAAACAGGGGTTTTTATCAACCTCTCCAGAAAGCAAACGTTGCGTTTCCCACTCTGAAAGAATATTTTCACAAATAGAAAACTCTTTTTCCAAATCTTCACGAAGTTCGGGATCTGAAGAAGCTTCACTATCATTTAAGAAAAAAGTCAGATTATCAACCTTACTTTTGAATTCTTCATAATCGGAAATTTGTCGTTTTAACGATGCGACCCGTTCAGAAATTTTTCCCGCACTAGCGACATCTTGCCAGAAGTCCTCTTTCAAAGTTTGATCTTCTAATTTAGCTAACTCTTGTCTCTTACCCTCAAGGTCAAAGAGACCTCCCGGCTAAAGCCAAGCCAGCTACCAGGCATTCTAACCGTTTATCCAAATTCTCGTGCATACATGACTCTTAAAAAGACTTAATATTAGGATTCTAGAAAAGCAAAAAGAATAAAGTCAACGTGTCCTATTTTTGCAAACTTTTATAGAGATTCTCTCCTTATTTCTTCTCATTCTTTATCTCACCAAAACTCCCTCCAGATTGCCACTTAAAGCCTTAATAAAGAGTAAGTGAGGAACGAATTCTGTTTTTTTGTTTTGACGAGAAACCTTCTTGAAAGATAAAAAAGTTGCGATGAAGAGCTTGTGTCTCTTCGTACCACCTTTACTAGGAGTAACCGATGAGTCAAAAAAACAAAAACTCTGCTTTTATGAACCCTGTCAATATTACCCCCGATTTAGCAGCTATCGTTGGCAAGGGACCAATGCCCCGCACTGAAATTGTCAAAAAAGTATGGGACTATATTAAAAAAAACAACCTTCAAGACCCTAAGAATAAAAGAAATATCCTCCCCGATGAAGCCCTAGCTCAAGTCTTTGGTTCTAAGAACCCCATCGATATGTTTCAAATGACAAAAGTTCTTTCCGCTCATATCGTAAAATAAAATTAAGAGTTGGCTCTTTTTCAGGATCCTCGTCCTGTAGGACGAGGAGAAAATATATTTATAGTGTTATTGTGGTCTTAGCTTCTCTATCTTTAGCTGCTGTAGTTCCTCTTGCTGCCTTTTCGTGGGCAAATTTTATAGAGCCGAACTGGTTGCAAACATCTTTGTTAACATGGAAGCTGCCTAAAAAGTATGCTCACCTTCATGGGTTGCGCATTGCTCAAATCTCTGACCTACATTTTCACAAATTCATTCCCAAAAAATTTCTTAAAAAAGTTTCTTCAAAGATCTCGAGATTCTCTCCGGATATTCTCTTATTTTCTGGCGATTTCCTTTGTCGAGCACAAATAGAAGATCGTTCGCGATTAGAAAGTTTTTTAAATACTTTACATGCGCCTTTAGGAACATTTGCCATTCTTGGAAATCACGATTATCAATCTTATATTTCCCGCAATAGTCAGGGAAAAATAGATGTTATTTCTATGAAAAGTAGCCAACCTTTGAAACGGGCTTTCGTTTCAATAACCCAAGGGCTATTCGGCTCTCGAGGTTATGCATATGCTGATAATCTTGAGAAACAAGAACCTAATAAAGAACTTTTAAAATTATTAAAAAACACACCTATTCGCCTGTTACATAATGAAAGTCACTTAATTGCTGATATGATCAATATCGTTGGCCTAGGAGATCTTTTCGCAAAACAATTTAATCCTGAAAAAGCATTTATTAATTATAATCCTTCCTTGCCTGGTATTATTCTTTCTCATAATCCTGATACAGTGCATCAGTTAGAAGCATATCCCGGAGATATGATATTTTCCGGTCATACACATGGACCGCAAATTTCTATCCCCTGGCCTAAGTTTGCCAATAGGATTATGAACAAAATCTCTGGATTAGAAAATCCAGATCTAGCGCGGGGTCATTTCCTCTTCGGAGAAGGAAAGAGGCAATTATATGTAAATCGCGGACTTGGAGGATTTAAAAGATTGCGCTTTTGTTCTCCTCCAGAAATTTGTTGTGTACGGTGTGTATATGGATCCTAAATGTTCTTTGATTTTACTTAGTGGGGGTAAAGGAGAACGCTTCGGAGCAAATCAACCTAAACAATATTTACCTTTCCAAGGTCAACCTCTCATTCTACATGCATTAAAAACAGCTCTTCATATTCCTGAAATTACTGAAATTATCGTTGTCTGTGATGCAAGTTATAATCATATCTTTGACGGATATTCTGTAAAATTCGCTCAATCTGGATCACGTCGTCAAGATTCTGTTTTTTCGGGACTTCAATACGTTACTAATCCCTGGGTATTAGTACATGATGGTGTCCGTCCTTTTATTTATGCTGATGAGGTTAGCGAACTTATTGCTACAGCTCTATTAACAGGAGCTGCAACGTTAGTATCTAATGTCCCCTACACAATCAAACAACGCTATCCTGTAAAAACTTTAGATCGTGATGCCCTCTCCATTGTTCATACACCTCAATGTATAAAGACAGAGATACTATTAGCAGGTCTTGAGTTTGCTAATAGGGAAGGGATTACCCTGGTTGATGATACACAGGCTGCGGAACTTTTAAATGTTCCCGTATCTTTAGTATCCAATAAACATCCTCAGATAAAAATTACTTACCCTGAAGATTTAACCATCGCTCTTGCCTTGCTATGACACGAGTTGTTTTACTCCTAGCCTATCAGGGAACTGCCTATGCCGGTTGGCAAAGACAACCTAATGATCTCTCTATTCAAGAAGTTATTGAAAACTCCCTAGAAAGAATTTTAGGGAAACGTGTCGTTGTAACTTCTTCAGGACGCACTGATTCTGGAGTTCATGCTTTTGGTCAAGTAGCGCATTTTTCACAACCCCACCACCCACTGTTTTCACAAGTTCGGGGCATAAAAAAAATGCTCAATGCTATTTTACCCAAAGATATTGTTGTTCGTGATGTTGTTCTTTCTGATGACAATTTTCATTCTCGCTTTGCAGCTATCGCTAAAGAATACCACTATTCTCTCACAAGATCTCAGAAACCTCTTCCCTGGGAGCGTCATTTTTCCTATTATCCACGGCATCTTTTAAATGTAGATCTTATGCAAAAAGGAACTAATTACCTATTAGGGACTCATGATTTTGCCTCTTTCGCAAATCATGGAAGAGATTATAGCTCTACGATAAGAACATTATTCAAACTAGAGATTATAGATAAGGAAGAAACAGTAACCATTATTTGCAAAGGGAATGGTTTTTTATATAAAATGGTAAGGAACATCGTTGGATCTCTTTTAGATATTAGCAAAGGAAAATATCCTCCGGATTATATCCAGGAGATCCTAGAAAAGAAAAATCGTAGACAGGGACCACCAACAGCCCCAAGCTATGCGTTATCTTTGCATCATGTATGTTATCCTAAACCTTATAATTGGTTTTGCAATCCGGAATGTGCGATCAATTCATTGAAAGACGCGAAATAGTGAAAATCTTTCTCACAAAAATCTTCATGACTATCTCGAGATAGGGGCGAAATCGCATTCACGGCAACTAATGTTGCTGGAATCCCTGTAAGAGCGCGCAACCCCTTTATACTATCTTCAAAACCTACAACCTTCTCTCCTTCTTGAACAAACGCTTCATAGGCGTGTTGATAACTATCGGGATAAGGTTTGGAACGTTCATAATCTTCACGAGTTACCCAAAATTGAAACCGATTGAGCGGAGGAAGCACCCCTCGAAAATGTTGGACAAGCTCTTCTGAGGAATTTGTAACCACGCCTACGGTTTTATTTTCAGCTAATAGCAACCCCAGAAAATCTTCAACACCAGGAAATAAAGAAGGGACTTCAGTTTGTATTAATTCTCTATAGATACGTTCTCGATCGTGAAAACACTGTGGAAAAAAAGATTCTGTATTAGGATAAATCTCTAAGAATTTCTGTTTGAAAACTTCTCTCCCCAACATTGAAAATAAATAATATGTAGAGAAATCCATAGCAACATCAAGACCGTACTCTCTAGATGCTTCTAAAAATGCCCTATAATATAAAGGTTCAGTATCGATAACCAAACCATCTAAATCAAAAAAGAAAACCTGATAATCATTGATATTCATGGCTATCCTAACCCCACCCTATTATATTTTTTCGCTAATTGAATATAGTAAATCGACAACGCAATGAAATAAGCTTTAGAATTTATACTTTATTTCTTTAAAACAACTAAAAATATTAGGTGAGATTCTAGCCTGTGCACAGGATTCTTATTAAGATAAGTTTTAGATTATTTTTATTTCCCTTGCTTTGTAGTTGTACAAATTCTACAGAAACACCGTGTAGACATATACGTGCGGGGAGAATCACCTCACAACAAGGACATTCTGTCGTTATTTATCCCAAAAAACAGGATCGCCCCCTACCTGACTATTCCTGGCCCACTCCACAACAACGGGTAATCACCGGATATTCGTTTCATTGCCACGGATCCTTAATCTCTATAGAAACGGAGAAAGGCACCCTCTATGATTGTGATGGATTGAACCATAGCCTGTGTAAAATCTTTCCCATTCATTCAAGAATTATTGACATTACACGTTTATTAAATACACTCAATACCATCTCCATAATCGAAGGATTTTGTTGCCATAAACATTTTCGTTTTCTGAAAGCTTCCGGTAAAATGCTCTCTGCTAAGCATCTTAATGGAAACGCTGCTCTTTTATTTGCCGATAAAGAATTTTCTATAGACACTCTAAGTTCTCTCTTACGATCTCTATACAAAAAGAAAAGCGTCTACCCGTGTTCTATAGATTTTATAACCACAGAAAAAACTCTAAGAAATGAAGAGTTTCTCATAACCCTAACACAAAAAGATAAGGGAACCTACCTAGCTATAGAAATGCTCTATGATCTAGAAAAAAATCAGCCTATAGAGACTCCCCCATCTCCCCTATCTTAAGAGATTTCCCTTGCGCTTATTAGAAAAGAACACGTACAGTGTAGACGCACTTTATGCCGGCGTGGCGGAATGGTAGACGCGGTAGACTCAAAATCTACTCTTAGCAATAAGGTGTTGGTTCGAGTCCAATCGCCGGCATAAGTTTTCTTTCTCAGTTTTTTCAGGTTGCTAATAAATTCGTTAGTAGTTTTTTTTAAGAAAAGCTACATGCCGAACCCCTTGCTTCCTATGAAAGAACAAGCTCTCCTACTTCTCCTTAAAAAAAAGAAAGGCTTTTTCTTAGCTATTCTTGATCTTACTGAAACAGAGCCTTCATTAACTCCTTTAGAACTCGAAAAAGTATTACAACAGAAAAAAACACTTCTATCTTGTATAGACAAAGTTGATAACCAGATTAAAGAATTTCGGCATTGTTTTACTTCGGTATTACCTCAAGACATTCAAGAAGAACTCTCGGATATTCGAGAAATCATCACGAAAATTCTTGATACGGACAAACTCAACTATCTGCAGAGAAAAAAAGAGTTAGGGATTTATGAGCAGCAACGATTGTAAATCATGTTCTTCAACTCAAGAGTTGATAGAGATCAAATCTCGTATCACCCAATCTTATAAAGAAGCGGATACTATTCTTACAGCCATTCCTGATGGGATTATCCTACTCTCAGAAACAGGCAACATTTTAATTTGTAATTCACAAGCTCGTGAAATTTTAGGTATTCCTGAAGAATTAGAAATATTGCAAAAACCCTTCACAGATTTTTTCCCAGAAACTTTCTTTGGATTTTCTATAAATGAAGCGCTGCAATCTCTACCCTCTCCAAAAACAGTACGCCTAACATTATCGAAAAATGATCAAGATCGTGATGCAGAGATCTTCGTAAGAAGAAACTCTTTAAATGGTTACCTCTTTCTATTAATTCGAGATCGCTCAGAATATAAGCAGCTAGAAAATGCTATTGAAAGATATAAAAATATAGCTGAACTAGGGAAAATGACGGCAACCCTAGCTCATGAAATTCGCAACCCCCTAAGTGGTATTGCAGGATTTGCCTCTCTATTAAAAGAAGAACTCTCCTCCCCACGTCATCAGCGTATGCTTTCCTCAATCATTGATGGAACACGTTCTTTAAACACTTTAGTTTCTTCAATGTTAGAGTACACAAAATCCCAACCGCTAAATCTAAAAGCTATAGATCTACAAGATTTTTTTTCATCACTTATTCCGCTATTATCAATCACGTTTCCCTTTTGCAAATTCGAACGTGAGACTTCAATTTCTATAATACGTTCTATAGATCCTGATAGAATGAATAGTGTAGTGTGGAATCTTGTAAAAAATGCTGCTGAAGCAACGGAATCCCCTATGACAGTCATCCTACATTCGTCGGGAGATATTTCGGTGACAAATCCTGGTCAGCTCTCTCAAGAGATTTTTGATAAGCTGTTTATTCCATTTTTTACAACTAAAGCTCAAGGAAATGGTTTAGGATTGGCAGAAGCTTTAAAGATCATGCGTTTGCACTGTGGTGACATTCACGTAGAAAATGCTAACGCAAATATCACCTTCACTCTAAAGATTCCCTAACCCTAAAACAAAGAATTAAAGATCGTTTGGAGGATTCCATCCGGTTGGTTGGAACTGTCGAGTTAATATGTCAGTATAAACTCCAGCAGTTACTGTTCTTACGGCACTTTCAGAAATATCATGTACTTCTAAGATAAACGGACCATTAAGACCACTTCTGACAGATAAAAGCTGCTCTACAACTCTTATTAAACGATTCCATGTAATATTTCCCAGATTCTCATAGTTCAAATCTCCTAAAGGATTTGCGGCTCCTGGTGTTGTACCTTCACCGTGACCAATACTTCCTAAAACTAAAGGAATCTTACCAGAGAAGTTAGACATAGCTCTCAAGAAGTTATTTTCTTCTTCAGAGTAGCTCTCTAACATGCCACCCTCTTGTCTATGCATTTTCTGCACCATCGAGAATAAGAAACTTGTCCAACGTGGATAGTCAGTGAAAATCGGTAGTTCTGTCACATAGCTATAGCAAGTTGACAACCATTCGGTAAGCGTTCCAGAAGAAGTGCGGATTTCAGGGAATTCACCAGCTAATTCATCAAATAGCTTATCCAAATGTGGTTGTCCCTGAGCTGCTGCAACTAGTGCATTAGCTCTTTGCGACATCGCCTCTATCTGATCTATAGTGAAGAAGCCCAGCAATGCTAAAAACCATTCACGCAAACAACGTTGTTCTATAACAGCACGCTTCTGAGCATCTGTAGCATTTGTAGGGAGTTCTTCTTCTAAATACACTCCAGGACGTAACCGTCTACAAGATATGTTCGTTCCTACGTTTCCGAAAAATCTCGGAGCAGTGAAAGCAAGCATCTCTGGAAATTCTAAGCGTTGTACTTCAGTTTTTTTCCTTTGCTTAATGTTGGAGGATAACGCGATTAACTGTGTAGCCAGCATCTGCATAGCCCCTTCCTCGCTATGTTCAGCTATTCTATTTGCATCTCTGAGAAGATCTTCTAGCTGATTTTTTTCTAATCTCAATCGCGAGGTCTCTTCTGTATGCTGTAGGTGACGATCCCGCATACTCTGCTGTAGTTGAGCTATCTCCTCTCGTAAAGCAGACTTCTCTTGATCGTGTCGTATGCGTAAATCTTGTATCTCCTGAACAAGTCTTTCCTTTTCCTCCTCACTTTGTTGTAGCAATGCTATATTTGTACGGTTTTGCTCAACCGCATCCAACAGACGTGCATTAAGATTAAGTTTTTCTTGCTCTAATCTATCAATCTCATTTCTTAAGATATCTATAGAATTTCTTAATTCTACCTCGCCTCGTAAAGAGCGATGTAGGTTATCAATATCGTTATCGTAAACACGGATATCCGTACGGAGTCTATCAATTTCTATTTTAAGACCCACTATTTCCTCATCCTTGGCTAGGACTTCTTCTCTAAGAGTTGCATAACGCAATTGCAAATTTGTTAATTGTGTACGTGTAATAGAAAGAGCTTCTGAGAGATCTGCTCGTTCTCTAATAATGGCTTCTAAATCTACTGTTAATCTTCGAATTTCTCTTTGAAGAGCCTCTATTTGAGCACTAGAGCCTGGGTTGCTCTCTGTGGTTAATACTAGCTCTCGCAATTCTTCATTTTCCAAACGTAGACGTTGTTTTTCTGCTTCGTGTCTATCAATGTCCCCTTGTAGCGCAAGAATCTTCGTATTTAAGACTCTCTCTCTTTGTTCTAAAGCTGTAATTTGTAAAGCTCGTCTCTCGTTCTCTTGAGTCCCTTGAGAAATACGGCTATTAACAGCAGCTGCCTCGTCAATAAGCTGTCTATATCTTACAACTTGTTCTTGAAGCTGTTCAATCACTGCTTCTTTAACACTTATGGCATTGCGATAATGATCAATATCTTCTTGAGTATATTCTCCGCTCAACCGCCGATTGCGAAGCCTTTCCACTTCTTCAGTTAACGCTTCTATTTCCTGGGTAAGACCCAGAAGCGTTGCTTCTTTCTCGCGTAGGTTATTCGTTAATTGATTTATAGTCCCCGCAGAACGTAGATATTTATCTTTATATTCCCGATTAAAGGTTATCCTTTCGGATGTAGATTCAATAAGGCATTGAATTTCTTTCTCTAAATCAATACGTCGATTAGTTAAGTTCTCATCACGTATGGATAAATTAATTAACGCTTCATACGCTTGAGAAAGCCTAGACAATAAAATATTTTGCTCTTGCAACAGAGGTTGTAGTCCCGTCACCAATCCTGCATGTTGCTGACCGCTATCAGCATCAGCAGTAATTTGATTCTCTAATGATCTGATACGTTGGATAAGAGTATTTAAAGTGGTCTGTAAATTCGCAATAGCCTCTGTTTGATTTGCTTTTTCGATACCTACACCAGCAAGATCTTGGATGAGCAAATCTCTCTCTTGATATAGCTCCATCAAGCGCCCATCGCGTCCCGCATCTCGCGTTCCTGTTATATGCTGATTATAAGAACGATATAAAAGCTCAAGCTCCTCACTGATTCGCTCTTGCATTTCACGAAATTCTGCTAAATTAGACAAAACATGATGTCTATTTTCTGTTTCAGAAGATATGAGACGGTATAAATCCACTTCTTTTTTACGCAAATCTCTATCGAATTTTGCTAATAGACTCTCTCGTCCTTGAATTATTAATTTTGGATCGCCATTAGAATCAAAACCGTTTATAGCTAAACCACGCGCATCCGTTGTCGCTAACAGACCCTGAAGTTGCGTCTGTAAATCTTGAATATTTACCTGCTGCGCTACCGTTTTCTTATTCGGCCGTGTTGAAAAGTGTAGTAACAAACTCGTAACCAGCAAAACGC
This DNA window, taken from Chlamydia sp. 04-14, encodes the following:
- the prfB gene encoding peptide chain release factor 2 (programmed frameshift); translation: MHENLDKRLECLVAGLALAGRSLDLEGKRQELAKLEDQTLKEDFWQDVASAGKISERVASLKRQISDYEEFKSKVDNLTFFLNDSEASSDPELREDLEKEFSICENILSEWETQRLLSGEVDKNPCFLTVNAGAGGTESCDWVEMLFRMYSRWASQHQWKVEVIDRQEGDVAGIKHITVKFSGDYAYGYAKAERGVHRLVRISPFDSNAKRHTSFASVDVYPEIDDEIEIDIRPNDLRIDTYRSSGAGGQHVNVTDSAVRITHIPTGIIVSCQSERSQIQNRESCMKMLRARMYQQILQERLEKQLLDRKNKKEIAWGSQIRNYVFQPYTLVKDVRTGHETGNVQAMMDGELLDDFVKAYLAEYGEVS
- a CDS encoding GNAT family N-acetyltransferase, translated to MTENKDTGVPGLEIRYTLPSDGVYMQQWLNDPKILRGFPLKTEAEIRDSVNFWVGFYRYHSSLTAVYEGEVAGVATLILNPYIKVSHHSLISIIVGEPYRNKGIGTALLNNLCHLAKSRFHLEILYLEVYEENPAIELYKRFGFVEVGRQRRFYKDEIGYLAKITMEKDL
- a CDS encoding HAD family hydrolase, translated to MNINDYQVFFFDLDGLVIDTEPLYYRAFLEASREYGLDVAMDFSTYYLFSMLGREVFKQKFLEIYPNTESFFPQCFHDRERIYRELIQTEVPSLFPGVEDFLGLLLAENKTVGVVTNSSEELVQHFRGVLPPLNRFQFWVTREDYERSKPYPDSYQHAYEAFVQEGEKVVGFEDSIKGLRALTGIPATLVAVNAISPLSRDSHEDFCEKDFHYFASFNELIAHSGLQNQL
- a CDS encoding two-component system sensor histidine kinase NtrB, whose product is MSSNDCKSCSSTQELIEIKSRITQSYKEADTILTAIPDGIILLSETGNILICNSQAREILGIPEELEILQKPFTDFFPETFFGFSINEALQSLPSPKTVRLTLSKNDQDRDAEIFVRRNSLNGYLFLLIRDRSEYKQLENAIERYKNIAELGKMTATLAHEIRNPLSGIAGFASLLKEELSSPRHQRMLSSIIDGTRSLNTLVSSMLEYTKSQPLNLKAIDLQDFFSSLIPLLSITFPFCKFERETSISIIRSIDPDRMNSVVWNLVKNAAEATESPMTVILHSSGDISVTNPGQLSQEIFDKLFIPFFTTKAQGNGLGLAEALKIMRLHCGDIHVENANANITFTLKIP
- the lpxG gene encoding UDP-2,3-diacylglucosamine diphosphatase LpxG, encoding MVLASLSLAAVVPLAAFSWANFIEPNWLQTSLLTWKLPKKYAHLHGLRIAQISDLHFHKFIPKKFLKKVSSKISRFSPDILLFSGDFLCRAQIEDRSRLESFLNTLHAPLGTFAILGNHDYQSYISRNSQGKIDVISMKSSQPLKRAFVSITQGLFGSRGYAYADNLEKQEPNKELLKLLKNTPIRLLHNESHLIADMINIVGLGDLFAKQFNPEKAFINYNPSLPGIILSHNPDTVHQLEAYPGDMIFSGHTHGPQISIPWPKFANRIMNKISGLENPDLARGHFLFGEGKRQLYVNRGLGGFKRLRFCSPPEICCVRCVYGS
- a CDS encoding YebC/PmpR family DNA-binding transcriptional regulator, producing MAGHSKWANTKYRKERADHKRGKIFSRTIKELMAAVKMGGPDPKTNARLRVVIQKAKDQNIPNENIERNLKKASSADQKNFEDVTYELYGHGGVGIIVEAMTDNKNRTASDMRIAVNKRGGSLVEPGSVLYNFARKGACYVPKSSIDEATLLSHVIDVGAEDLDSDDDEHFIVLCDPIELASVKEKLVALGVTCSEEKLIYVPLRLVDCDEKDGEANLALIEWLEQIDDADEVYHNMA
- a CDS encoding SWIB/MDM2 domain-containing protein; translated protein: MSQKNKNSAFMNPVNITPDLAAIVGKGPMPRTEIVKKVWDYIKKNNLQDPKNKRNILPDEALAQVFGSKNPIDMFQMTKVLSAHIVK
- the ispD gene encoding 2-C-methyl-D-erythritol 4-phosphate cytidylyltransferase encodes the protein MDPKCSLILLSGGKGERFGANQPKQYLPFQGQPLILHALKTALHIPEITEIIVVCDASYNHIFDGYSVKFAQSGSRRQDSVFSGLQYVTNPWVLVHDGVRPFIYADEVSELIATALLTGAATLVSNVPYTIKQRYPVKTLDRDALSIVHTPQCIKTEILLAGLEFANREGITLVDDTQAAELLNVPVSLVSNKHPQIKITYPEDLTIALALL
- the truA gene encoding tRNA pseudouridine(38-40) synthase TruA, coding for MTRVVLLLAYQGTAYAGWQRQPNDLSIQEVIENSLERILGKRVVVTSSGRTDSGVHAFGQVAHFSQPHHPLFSQVRGIKKMLNAILPKDIVVRDVVLSDDNFHSRFAAIAKEYHYSLTRSQKPLPWERHFSYYPRHLLNVDLMQKGTNYLLGTHDFASFANHGRDYSSTIRTLFKLEIIDKEETVTIICKGNGFLYKMVRNIVGSLLDISKGKYPPDYIQEILEKKNRRQGPPTAPSYALSLHHVCYPKPYNWFCNPECAINSLKDAK